In the genome of Yarrowia lipolytica chromosome 1B, complete sequence, the window ATCCGCTCGTCCGACGAAGCCTTTTCTAGAAAGGGAGGGAATAGTGCGGTATCGGATCCATTGCGTCTCTTCTGCCGGAGCCCATCCACATGCGGCGAGGTTGAAAGCAGGAAGCAATGCATCTGGGATGCGCAGATCGCTGAAATATCGCCTGAGCTTGGGATGAAGGCGTGTCTCACTTGTGACTCTGCAGAAGGGCGGCGACCTAGATGATTGGTTACATTTAGTTTACCCCGTTCTTCCGGAAAGGCTGGTCCGAAGGATGCGTCTTGGATGTAGATGGTTTTGGGTTGAGTCATGTGCGTGCATCTTCTCGCTACCGAGATGCACCTTTGAGACATCCGTCGACTTATATAAACAGATGGCTTGGTCGGTGCAACTTGGACATTCATCAAAACTACTACACAATATACACCATGTGCATCCCTATGTTTGTTCGAGGCACCAAGATGCCCCCGGAGGACGAGTGTCCCAGAATGTCTATGGCCAAGATACGAAGTCTGTCTCGGCCCAATTCCAAGGCCTCcacggagaagaaggaaccTGCAACTGCACAACCACCAACTGCACAGGTTCCAGCCGCACACCAGTAAGATGATACGGCAGTCCGTTGGCGATCTATGTCGGTGGCGGCTGTGTGTGGCTATTTGTCAGTGAGGGACTCTTAGCGGGTGATTGAGGACTAATGAAGCTGGATGAGAACTCCGCTTGACCGCCTCAAGGGATGAGATAACGAAGAGGGGGATATTCCATTGGACACAGCAATAATTTAATTTTAATGAACAGATTTAATGTGATACGGTTGTTTCGACCAACATGTCGGAGCAGATCATGTCTATTGTACGACTATTGCACGAgcaccagtacatactgtacgagcACTGGACAGACTTGTACCACCCAGTATGTATTCGTACTCCGGTAATTGTATTCGCACTCAGTGTGGGAAGTAATCCCTCAATAGTGGAAACTACCGAGGCCACCGTATTCACCCCTCCGGGGGTACACTAATCACTGTCCGGTGATGCGCAATGTGTCTCATAAGATTCTGCCCAACAACCGACTTGTAGACTTCGTCCCCGCAACGACAACTGAAATAAAGTTCGATAAGCGTGATAAGGCAGGTTACGCATAACCACAAGACATGAGTGGTGACACTAAAGTCGAGGACAATAGTTGTGATGGATAGAAAACAATGTTCTGGCGATATTTTTGTACTGGTGCTTTTGGGCTCTCTTCCACTTTGGTTGTAATTTTGCCAGTGTCTCAACCCTCCGTCTCCTGTGACCCTCACACTCCAACCTACAGGCCCCTTTTGATTCGCACTCCTCGATCCTAAACTCTTACTCTTAACCACCACTTTTAAGGCTCTTTCAATGGACACAAACGTGGACCTCAAGACGGAGTTTGAGAAGCGATCCAAGGCGCTGGGCATCAAGGTCGGCGGCCCCCTgcccaacaacaacaaggagaacgaACACAAACCCTTCATCTCCAGATTCTTGACAGTCAATACGCCACTCACCAACCACGTTCGGTCTGTGTTCCAACAGTTTGGATCCTACGTTATTCTGGCCTACACCAAGAACACGCTCAATGTCTACTTCCCAGACATCCGACACGCGGCGCTGGCCTTCTCCCGCTTTGGAGGACACAGATCATGTGTCTATCAGCCTGTGGACGACACGGTCGTTAAAGCTCTGGGGAAAGTGGGCGTCCGTGTCCACGAAGGGACCGTGACCTGCAAGCCCCAGGAGTACAATTGGTATGCTCTCGTCGGGGAGGTCAACCGGATCGACACCTGCCCTGACACTGGCGATCTCATGCTCGAGTACTACCTCTCTACTCGGGCTTACGACGCCCTCCGCATCGACACCGACCTCATGAAACAGTCGTCAACCTCGAGAAAGGATGCCCAACGCGAGAAGAACATCGTCACCATGGCCGTCGTGCCCCGCAAAAACACCATTGACCTCAACCGAGTTGCCAATGGGCTGGATACCCGCACCACTCTCATGATCCGAAACATCCCCAACAAGTTCACCCAGAAGATGCTTCAGGACTGGGTCGACGAGACGTCCAAGGGAACATACGACTTCCTCTATCTCCGGATGGACTTCCGGAACCGTTGCAAGTGAGCATTCACCCAGTCCGTAACTTGCCGACAGGTTTTAACTAACACAGCGTGGGGTACGCCTTCATCTCTTTTGTATCGCCCAACCATATCATCAAGTTTGCCAACGAGCGATGCAGCAAAAAGTGGGGCTCATTCAACTCGGGAAAAATCTGCGATCTCACCTACGCCAACATATGAGTATACTTTGCTGTGATTCCCCATCTAGCGATACCCGCTTTATACCACGGACGTAAAACTAACTTAGCACTCAGGGCAAGGAATGCCTCATTGAAAAGTTCCGAAACTCGTCGGTCATGGACCAGGACGAGAGCTACCGGCCTCTGCTGTTCCACACCGATGGTCCTCTCGCAGGCGAACCTCAGGAGTTTCCTGCCCCCAACTCGATCAACCGGAAGATGCGATCGATTGCCAATCTGCGCCAAATTGGGGTGTTGGACCATTAGGTCACAAGAATGATTCAGGTCATGGCAGGGGAAGCATGGCAGAGGGGTCTAAATTGTAGCTATATAATCGTGGCTAATGATAATGCATTTGATAGATTGCTGTGGGTTGGGCCccaaaagtacaagtaccagaCTTGAATAGGACGGTATTTTGCATTGTTACAGGTGTCACTCATAGTAGCTACTGGTAATGTGCTTGTGGTAGTATTGTACCGCCTTGTCACTGTGTGGGGAATGTTCTCTGTGATCTTGACTTGATGTTCTCAGCCACATATGAGACTCCACTGGCATTTACCGTAGTATCATTCGTATCCAAAAGTAGATATATGCGTTGTGGTCATGGTGTTTCAGATTACGAGCTTCACCGGTGCCTTGTTTACCA includes:
- a CDS encoding uncharacterized protein (Compare to YALI0B02442g, some similarities with uniprot|P08965 Schizosaccharomyces pombe Meiosis protein mei2), whose amino-acid sequence is MDTNVDLKTEFEKRSKALGIKVGGPLPNNNKENEHKPFISRFLTVNTPLTNHVRSVFQQFGSYVILAYTKNTLNVYFPDIRHAALAFSRFGGHRSCVYQPVDDTVVKALGKVGVRVHEGTVTCKPQEYNWYALVGEVNRIDTCPDTGDLMLEYYLSTRAYDALRIDTDLMKQSSTSRKDAQREKNIVTMAVVPRKNTIDLNRVANGLDTRTTLMIRNIPNKFTQKMLQDWVDETSKGTYDFLYLRMDFRNRCK